A single genomic interval of Spinacia oleracea cultivar Varoflay chromosome 6, BTI_SOV_V1, whole genome shotgun sequence harbors:
- the LOC110778160 gene encoding probable membrane-associated kinase regulator 2: MEAFSLLKYWKAAAGSGGPPHFSSISTGVNSATATTTIVSAVSDHDSDTTAADDDGPFFDLEFGVPVEDEDDEDDVDEEDEGDEEERENEIDENEEEVDDEEVEEERELEPNLTFSPSDDLFFKGRILRIDGSEEMINAGNKGVQFPIPVSLAKSATKFRVFLLGLKRSKSESKQCPPQNQPNNHHNNSNKKFFTVKFKVEEVPIFSLLTRASSNSKVNTTTTTTVAATTSTNEEEKQLQHQKSDSSSASQTESSGDEKKNKKEVVQKYLKMVKIKVSKKNQTTEEKKEKVSQKQGLNLKVIAKKHLVKSKSAVVHSMVQNTTSSNKRDDSLLQQQDGIQSAILHCKRSFNSSKDFLDGETARSVLLSDSAAEEAAADEGDGGIAA, translated from the exons ATGGAAGCTTTTAGTTTACTCAAGTACTGGAAAGCCGCTGCTGGTAGTGGTGGCCCACCTCATTTTTCATCAATTTCTACCGGTGTTAACTCCGCCACCGCTACAACCACCATTGTCTCTGCTGTCAGTGACCATGATTCTGATACTACTGCTGCCGACGACGACGGTCCATTCTTTGACTTGGAATTCGGCGTACCTGTGGAGGATGAAGATGACGAAGACGATGTTGACGAGGAAGATGAAGGagatgaagaggagagagaaaacgagaTTGATGAAAATGAGGAGGAGGTTGACGATGAAGAGGTGGAGGAGGAGAGGGAGTTGGAGCCTAACCTCACTTTCTCACCGTCGGATGACTTGTTTTTCAAAGGAAGGATACTACGAATCGACGGCTCAGAGGAGATGATAAACGCCGGTAACAAGGGAGTGCAGTTTCCGATTCCGGTGTCGCTCGCTAAATCGGCGACGAAGTTTCGCGTCTTTTTGTTAGGGTTAAAGCGGTCAAAGTCTGAGTCAAAGCAATGTCCGCCGCAAAATCAGCCGAACAACCACCATAACAATAGCAACAAGAAGTTCTTTACCGTTAAATTTAAAGTGGAGGAAGTTccgattttctctctcctcactcgcGCTTCCTCAAATTCCAAGGTAaacacaaccaccaccaccaccgtcgccGCAACAACATCCACAAACGAGGAAGAGAAGCAGCTGCAACACCAGAAATCAGACAGTTCATCGGCGTCTCAAACGGAATCTTCCGGAGAcgagaaaaagaacaaaaaagagGTAGTGCAAAAATACCTAAAAATGGTGAAAATCAAAGTGTCGAAAAAGAATCAAACGACGGAGGAGAAGAAAGAGAAAGTGTCGCAAAAGCAAGGTTTGAATTTAAAGGTGATAGCGAAGAAGCATTTAGTTAAGAGCAAATCGGCGGTAGTTCACTCAATGGTGCAGAATACGACGTCGTCTAATAAGAGAGATGATTCACTCTTGCAGCAACAAGATGGTATTCAGAGTGCCATTTTACACTGTAAACGCTCCTTCAATTCTTCCAAag ATTTCTTAGACGGTGAAACAGCGAGATCGGTGTTACTGAGTGACTCGGCTGCGGAAGAGGCGGCGGCGGATGAAGGAGACGGTGGTATTGCAGCCTAG